The Rhodococcus triatomae genome includes a window with the following:
- a CDS encoding ATP-binding cassette domain-containing protein: MPAITLDQVSVSHGCAPVLVEVDATFPGGECAAVVGASGAGKTTLLRLLNRLAEPDRGRILLDATPITRLDVLELRRRIGLVSQHPTLLTDTVADELRTARPGLSDDRVAALLTRAGLAPTFGDRRCAELSGGQAQRVCLARSHARAHDRRPTRHRAGCLHRQHPQPALTRRAAVPGLVHIVPAMPLCAGATPASAGASTRPRSARRTPW, translated from the coding sequence ATGCCCGCCATCACCCTGGATCAGGTCAGCGTCAGTCATGGCTGCGCACCGGTGCTCGTCGAGGTCGATGCGACGTTTCCCGGTGGTGAGTGTGCGGCGGTGGTCGGGGCCAGCGGGGCCGGGAAGACCACCCTGCTGCGGCTGCTCAACCGGCTCGCCGAGCCCGACCGGGGCCGGATCCTGCTCGACGCCACCCCGATCACCCGCCTCGACGTCCTGGAACTGCGCCGCCGTATCGGACTGGTTTCCCAGCACCCGACCCTGCTCACCGACACCGTCGCCGACGAACTCCGCACCGCCCGCCCCGGCCTGTCGGACGACCGGGTCGCGGCGCTGCTGACCCGGGCGGGGTTGGCGCCGACGTTCGGGGACCGCCGCTGCGCGGAACTGTCCGGCGGTCAGGCGCAGCGGGTGTGCCTGGCACGCTCACACGCTCGAGCGCATGATCGACGGCCGACTCGACACCGTGCTGGGTGCCTGCATCGACAACACCCACAGCCCGCACTCACCCGCCGGGCAGCCGTGCCGGGCCTCGTTCATATTGTGCCTGCAATGCCCCTGTGCGCGGGCGCTACCCCGGCATCTGCCGGTGCAAGTACTCGTCCACGATCAGCTCGCCGAACGCCGTGGTGA
- a CDS encoding chromate resistance protein ChrB domain-containing protein codes for MKWATRAGIHIDRAACAWLIRRFIDPDAVFVFVTDPDQVPDEATAFDMRGVELGHHGGDCSFETIVARYELTGDAALARIAEIVHEADIDDERYDAPEAPGLDVVLRGLSMIGDDEHTLAVTAPVFDGLYEFYRRATLLGREPA; via the coding sequence ATGAAATGGGCCACCCGTGCCGGAATCCATATCGACCGCGCCGCCTGCGCGTGGTTGATCCGCCGCTTTATCGACCCCGATGCCGTGTTCGTGTTCGTCACCGACCCCGACCAGGTTCCCGATGAGGCGACCGCGTTCGACATGCGCGGAGTGGAGCTGGGCCACCATGGTGGCGATTGCAGTTTCGAGACCATCGTGGCGCGCTATGAGCTCACCGGCGACGCCGCCCTGGCTCGGATCGCCGAGATCGTCCACGAAGCCGATATCGACGACGAACGCTACGACGCTCCCGAAGCCCCGGGCCTCGATGTCGTCCTGCGCGGGCTGTCGATGATCGGCGACGACGAACACACCCTCGCCGTCACCGCACCGGTCTTCGACGGCCTCTACGAGTTCTACCGGCGCGCTACCCTCCTCGGCCGCGAACCCGCCTGA
- a CDS encoding Chromate resistance protein ChrB — protein MTNATQAGWVLLCYRMPREPSTARIAVWRNLKRLGVAQLGDGLVGLPADARTREHLEWIAEEVLAAGGDATIWLAQPTVTAQERALARELAAARAAEYGAVLAEAEQARAADAATRRRVLRRLRAELRRIHRRDYFPPAERRAAVAAVDALHPDHSDREEIESA, from the coding sequence GTGACGAACGCGACGCAGGCCGGGTGGGTGCTGCTGTGCTATCGGATGCCGCGCGAGCCGTCCACCGCCCGTATCGCGGTGTGGCGCAACCTCAAACGGCTCGGTGTCGCGCAGCTGGGCGACGGGCTGGTGGGGTTGCCTGCCGATGCCCGCACGCGCGAGCATTTGGAGTGGATCGCCGAGGAAGTCCTCGCCGCGGGCGGGGACGCGACGATCTGGCTGGCCCAGCCAACCGTCACTGCACAGGAACGTGCGCTGGCCCGGGAGCTGGCCGCTGCCCGGGCCGCCGAATACGGCGCGGTGCTGGCCGAGGCCGAGCAGGCGCGCGCCGCCGATGCGGCGACCCGGCGGCGGGTGCTGCGCAGGCTGCGCGCCGAGCTGCGGCGCATTCACCGCCGTGACTACTTCCCGCCCGCCGAGCGGCGCGCCGCCGTCGCCGCCGTTGATGCCCTGCATCCCGATCATTCCGACCGCGAGGAGATTGAATCCGCATGA
- a CDS encoding P-II family nitrogen regulator, with the protein MTRIEVIVPGTAASEVRRLIEHSGATGYTAISGVSGLGHNGYHQGGLLFNEQDTLALLITVIPDHRADALIAGLRPLLENASGVMFVTDTYVSRPDYFT; encoded by the coding sequence ATGACCAGAATCGAAGTCATCGTCCCGGGAACCGCCGCATCCGAGGTCCGCCGCCTCATCGAGCATTCCGGCGCCACCGGATACACCGCCATCTCCGGAGTCTCCGGCCTGGGCCACAACGGCTACCACCAAGGAGGACTGCTGTTCAACGAACAGGACACCCTCGCACTGCTCATCACCGTCATCCCCGATCACCGCGCCGATGCCCTCATCGCCGGCCTCCGCCCCCTGCTCGAGAACGCCTCCGGAGTCATGTTCGTCACCGACACCTACGTCAGCCGACCCGACTACTTCACGTAA
- a CDS encoding IS256 family transposase: MDEQIRRWAAEARRDGLQLVGEGGLLARMTKLVVESALDGEMDDHLGYSKHDPAGRDGGNSRNGKRTKTVETEAGPVEIAVPRDRDASFEPQMVKKRQRRLGGVENIVISLSAKGLTTGEISAHLREVYGAEVSKQTISTITDRVMDAMADWQSRPLDPVYPVLFLDCVNVKIRDGNVANRPIYVAMGVTVDGTRDILGLWAGEHGDGEGAKYWLRVLAELKNRGMADVCIVVCDGLKGLPDAIAQVWPQALVQGCVVHLLRNSFSYASRKDWPELAKDLKPVYTAPSESAALDRFAEFSDKWEKRYPAIVRLWTNAWAEFVPFLQFDQAIRQVIYTTNAIESVNARIRRAVKARGHFPTEAAALKCVYMAIMSLDPTGTARQRWSNRWKAALNAFEITFDGRLSAART; the protein is encoded by the coding sequence ATGGACGAGCAGATCCGGCGGTGGGCAGCCGAAGCCCGCCGTGACGGGCTGCAGCTGGTCGGTGAGGGCGGGCTGCTGGCCCGGATGACGAAGCTGGTGGTGGAATCCGCCCTCGACGGCGAGATGGACGACCACCTCGGCTATAGCAAACACGATCCCGCCGGCCGGGACGGCGGGAACTCGCGCAACGGAAAGCGGACCAAGACCGTCGAAACCGAGGCCGGGCCGGTGGAGATCGCGGTGCCCCGGGACCGCGACGCCAGCTTCGAACCGCAGATGGTGAAGAAGCGTCAGCGCAGGCTCGGCGGTGTGGAGAACATCGTGATCTCGCTGTCGGCCAAGGGACTCACGACCGGGGAGATCTCGGCGCACCTGCGTGAGGTCTACGGCGCCGAGGTATCGAAACAAACCATTTCCACCATCACCGACCGGGTTATGGACGCCATGGCCGACTGGCAGAGCCGGCCCCTGGACCCGGTGTATCCCGTGCTGTTCCTGGACTGCGTGAACGTGAAGATCAGAGACGGCAACGTCGCGAACCGCCCGATCTATGTGGCGATGGGCGTGACCGTGGACGGCACCCGCGACATCCTGGGGTTGTGGGCCGGCGAGCACGGCGACGGTGAAGGAGCCAAATACTGGCTGCGTGTGCTGGCGGAGCTGAAGAACCGTGGCATGGCCGACGTCTGCATCGTCGTCTGCGACGGGCTCAAAGGCCTTCCCGACGCCATCGCCCAGGTATGGCCGCAGGCGCTGGTCCAGGGCTGCGTCGTGCACCTTCTGCGCAATTCGTTCTCCTACGCCAGCCGCAAGGACTGGCCCGAGCTGGCCAAAGACCTCAAACCGGTCTACACCGCGCCGTCGGAGTCCGCGGCGCTGGATCGCTTCGCCGAGTTCAGCGACAAATGGGAGAAACGATATCCCGCGATCGTGCGGTTATGGACCAACGCATGGGCCGAATTCGTGCCGTTCCTGCAGTTCGACCAAGCGATCAGACAGGTCATCTACACCACCAACGCTATCGAGTCGGTCAACGCCCGCATCCGCCGCGCGGTCAAAGCCCGCGGGCACTTCCCGACCGAGGCCGCGGCGCTGAAATGCGTCTACATGGCGATCATGAGCCTGGACCCTACCGGCACCGCCCGGCAACGCTGGTCCAACCGCTGGAAAGCCGCCCTGAACGCGTTCGAGATCACCTTCGACGGACGCCTGTCCGCCGCCCGCACGTAA
- a CDS encoding helix-turn-helix domain-containing protein — translation MTDWTFLTNHARVLLCIARDDQMRLPQIAEEVGITERATRRIITELERAGYLERNRDGLTDRYRLNGKLPFRPRTDRDVAVGEVLDLLEHHTRDDEIVAEVARLEPRLVGTTSAWMMLLVRSVDDLDAAVSAVNDYVNHLRESLSPASRHDSTLLGIWVRGDLEEGLPEWLHYESATPAAQGEAPRTAMVEAMVGVRRSVSLSGLWTLCWIDGPLLRATDTTDQARRHVLDALVAATSEPGGSRPGGLFYASFAASRPSTFMAAEVADLRARHPRLVAEQWFVVDDDQGIQGLITYSEIDR, via the coding sequence GTGACGGACTGGACGTTTCTCACCAACCACGCTCGGGTGCTGCTGTGCATCGCCCGTGACGATCAGATGCGGCTGCCCCAGATCGCCGAGGAGGTCGGCATCACAGAGCGGGCGACCCGGCGCATAATCACCGAACTCGAACGCGCGGGGTACCTTGAGCGAAACCGCGACGGTCTGACCGATCGCTATCGCCTCAACGGCAAGCTGCCTTTCCGGCCCCGGACCGACCGGGACGTCGCCGTGGGCGAGGTCCTCGACCTGCTCGAACACCACACCCGAGACGACGAAATCGTGGCCGAGGTCGCCCGACTGGAGCCTCGGCTGGTCGGCACGACCTCGGCGTGGATGATGCTGCTGGTGCGCAGCGTCGATGATCTGGACGCGGCCGTGTCCGCGGTCAACGACTACGTCAACCACCTGCGCGAAAGTCTCTCGCCGGCGAGTCGGCACGACAGCACACTGCTGGGCATCTGGGTTCGCGGCGACCTCGAGGAGGGACTGCCCGAATGGCTGCACTACGAATCGGCCACCCCCGCGGCCCAGGGCGAGGCCCCACGAACGGCCATGGTCGAGGCCATGGTCGGAGTCCGCAGATCGGTGTCGCTGTCGGGGCTGTGGACGCTGTGCTGGATCGACGGCCCCCTGCTACGGGCGACCGACACCACCGACCAAGCCCGTCGGCATGTCCTCGACGCTCTCGTCGCGGCGACCTCCGAACCGGGAGGGTCACGCCCGGGCGGCCTCTTCTACGCCAGCTTCGCCGCGAGCCGCCCCTCGACATTCATGGCCGCCGAGGTCGCCGATCTGCGCGCCCGTCATCCGCGGCTGGTGGCCGAGCAGTGGTTCGTCGTCGACGACGACCAGGGCATCCAGGGGCTGATCACCTACTCCGAGATAGACCGATGA
- a CDS encoding DUF2309 domain-containing protein, with product MTVTVDTVTVDQSAVSRAQLRAEISVAARVLTPVWPLSSFIAVNPLGGLEHRRFDAALTIASDLYGARGTLGEAEFRAAHTTGRITTADLSEALERRFPDAVTAAPVEIGGRAHTAVDILLADLVHGSIPSPHARRLLTLSERFCARTAAAIDAQTVKWCSAYLDLCQASWVLPGRDRGFYRAWADLAPRDPRLPAAARRALRHLPPDPAEAVSQALAVLGVGSGGERIAYLRAHLTRLPGWASHILWRSNTPGAGIDLVDYLAVRLSYEAQLLDTTQLPAPTAPVPARPSDTATHRARRAAQALGTIDLDAAAEASISGILERMPVDSRPLVWLDAYETHYRRGLLEELDHPAPAPTRARADAQLVLCIDPRSEGLRRHLEALGDYDTFGFAGFFAVASRIHALANGDPTIAAPALVTPHIDLYEQPDPTAPAAAQRHIAGLHTLAATTDAVHTAKADLAAPFALAEILGWASGPVAAAKTIAPRRYRRWRTRTRARIAPPARTVIDTAGALGLDQRVQIAETALTVMGLTRGFARLVVFCGHGANTENNPLHSALACGACGGNPGGPNARAAVDILNDTEVRGKLLSRGIDIPDDSWFVAAEHDTTSDHVTILDRHRVPDTHRPDLDRLTSDLAEAGRRLAAERSPLLPGAPDRPSPHAAARHAQTRSADWAQVYPEWGLAGNAAFIIGPRTMSAGIDLRRRCFLHSYNPDDDPTATALETILTAPVIVAQWINCQYYFSTVAPDTFGAGTKTTHNVVGGIGVLTGPAGDLRTGLPWQSVAVGDRLVHEPMRLLVLAYAPHQRIDTILARNPKLRDLVDNHWITLLARTGPSSPWHHRTRSGWTLYPTNGAQP from the coding sequence ATGACAGTCACCGTCGATACAGTCACCGTCGATCAGAGCGCGGTCAGCCGCGCACAGCTGCGAGCCGAGATCAGCGTGGCCGCCCGCGTTCTCACTCCTGTGTGGCCGTTGAGCAGTTTCATCGCGGTCAACCCGCTCGGCGGGCTGGAACATCGCCGCTTCGACGCCGCCCTCACCATCGCCAGTGATCTCTACGGTGCCCGCGGCACCCTCGGCGAGGCCGAGTTCCGTGCCGCCCACACCACCGGCCGCATCACGACGGCCGATCTGAGCGAGGCTCTCGAGCGCCGATTCCCCGACGCCGTCACCGCGGCACCGGTCGAGATCGGCGGTCGCGCCCACACCGCCGTCGATATCCTGCTGGCCGACCTTGTCCACGGATCGATCCCGTCACCCCACGCTCGTCGGCTTCTCACTCTGAGCGAACGCTTCTGCGCACGCACCGCGGCAGCGATCGACGCCCAAACCGTCAAATGGTGCTCGGCGTATCTGGATCTCTGCCAGGCCAGCTGGGTGTTGCCCGGCCGCGACCGAGGCTTCTACCGGGCCTGGGCCGATCTGGCGCCACGCGATCCCCGGCTCCCGGCGGCGGCTCGCCGCGCGCTGCGCCACCTCCCCCCTGATCCCGCCGAGGCTGTCTCGCAAGCGCTGGCTGTGCTCGGTGTCGGATCCGGCGGCGAACGGATCGCCTACCTGCGCGCGCATCTGACGCGGCTGCCGGGCTGGGCCAGTCACATCCTGTGGCGCAGCAACACACCCGGAGCCGGAATCGACCTGGTCGACTATCTCGCCGTCCGGCTCAGTTACGAGGCGCAGCTGCTCGACACCACCCAACTACCCGCACCGACGGCACCTGTTCCCGCTCGTCCATCGGATACGGCCACACACCGCGCCCGCCGCGCGGCACAGGCATTGGGCACGATCGATCTCGATGCCGCCGCCGAGGCGTCGATCAGCGGGATTCTCGAACGCATGCCTGTCGATTCGCGCCCCCTGGTGTGGCTCGACGCCTATGAGACGCACTATCGCCGCGGTCTGCTCGAGGAACTGGACCACCCCGCCCCCGCCCCGACCCGCGCCCGCGCCGACGCGCAATTGGTGTTGTGCATCGATCCCCGCTCGGAAGGACTGCGTCGGCATCTCGAGGCGCTGGGCGACTACGACACGTTCGGATTCGCGGGGTTCTTCGCTGTGGCCAGCCGCATCCACGCCCTCGCCAACGGTGACCCCACCATCGCGGCGCCTGCTCTGGTGACACCCCACATCGACCTGTACGAACAACCCGATCCGACGGCGCCCGCTGCGGCGCAGCGCCACATCGCCGGACTGCACACCCTCGCCGCCACCACCGACGCGGTCCACACCGCCAAAGCCGACCTGGCGGCGCCATTCGCCCTCGCCGAGATCCTCGGCTGGGCGAGCGGACCCGTGGCCGCCGCGAAAACCATCGCCCCCCGCCGCTACCGGCGCTGGCGCACCCGCACCCGGGCACGGATCGCGCCCCCCGCCCGCACCGTGATCGACACCGCTGGCGCGCTCGGTCTCGACCAGCGCGTGCAGATCGCCGAAACCGCCCTCACGGTCATGGGACTCACTCGCGGTTTCGCTCGACTGGTGGTGTTCTGCGGACACGGCGCCAACACCGAGAACAACCCCCTCCACTCGGCGTTGGCCTGTGGCGCCTGCGGTGGCAACCCCGGCGGGCCGAACGCTCGCGCCGCCGTGGACATCCTCAACGACACCGAGGTCCGCGGCAAGCTCCTCAGCCGCGGCATCGACATACCCGACGACAGCTGGTTCGTCGCCGCCGAACACGACACCACCAGCGACCACGTCACCATTCTCGATCGCCACCGGGTACCCGACACCCACCGCCCCGACCTCGATCGCCTCACCTCCGACCTGGCCGAAGCCGGACGCCGCCTCGCCGCCGAACGATCCCCCCTGCTTCCCGGCGCACCAGACCGACCGAGCCCGCACGCGGCGGCCCGCCACGCCCAGACCCGCAGTGCGGACTGGGCGCAGGTATATCCCGAATGGGGCCTGGCCGGCAACGCCGCGTTCATCATCGGACCACGCACTATGTCCGCGGGCATCGACCTACGCCGCCGCTGCTTCCTGCACTCCTACAACCCCGACGACGACCCGACCGCGACCGCGCTGGAAACGATCCTCACCGCACCGGTCATCGTCGCGCAGTGGATCAACTGCCAGTACTACTTCTCCACCGTCGCCCCCGACACCTTCGGCGCAGGCACCAAGACCACTCACAACGTCGTCGGCGGAATCGGCGTTCTCACCGGCCCGGCCGGCGACCTGCGAACCGGCCTGCCCTGGCAATCGGTCGCGGTCGGGGACCGCCTCGTACACGAACCGATGCGCCTGCTCGTCCTCGCCTACGCACCACACCAGCGAATCGACACCATTCTGGCCCGCAACCCCAAACTTCGCGATCTCGTCGACAACCACTGGATCACCCTGCTCGCCCGCACCGGCCCGTCCTCGCCCTGGCACCACCGCACCCGCAGCGGATGGACCCTGTATCCCACGAACGGAGCACAGCCATGA
- a CDS encoding IS1380 family transposase, with amino-acid sequence MSESMSWYPSLKIEVGGSPVVSQAGAGLLLRTVEKTGLSRGLSERLSPWRSSGAVHDPGKVVCDLAVMLALGGDCVSDLALLRAEPCVFGAVASDPTVSRLITVLAGDSRKALAAIASARAQARARAWELAGTAAPDYGVDAAAPLTIDLDATLTEAHSDKEHAAPTFKRGFGFHPLRAFVDHGETGTGEPAAVMLRPGNAGSNTAHDHKQLLADALTQLPRVDRWRIGRKVLVRADSGGGTHEFLDYCHRRRVQYSIGFVLTDDIVAALDNLIDTDWIPALDAGGKTRPGAWVTEVTGLLDLSGWPRGMRLVVRKERPHPGAQLRFTDHDGLRLTAFVTNTTTGPLPELELRHRRRARCEDRIRAAKDTGLRNLPFHSYNANRIWTAIVALAMDLTAWTQILAFGPDSARRWEPKTLRLRLFSIPARLARHARRVHLRLPAHNPWTGLALTAFARLAAP; translated from the coding sequence GTGAGTGAGTCTATGTCGTGGTATCCGTCGCTGAAAATCGAGGTCGGCGGGTCGCCGGTCGTGTCGCAGGCCGGGGCGGGATTGCTGCTACGGACCGTGGAGAAGACCGGGTTGAGCAGGGGTTTGTCCGAGAGGCTGTCGCCGTGGCGTAGCTCGGGTGCGGTGCATGATCCGGGCAAGGTCGTGTGTGATCTGGCGGTGATGCTCGCACTCGGCGGGGACTGCGTGTCAGACCTGGCGCTGCTGCGGGCCGAGCCCTGTGTGTTCGGTGCGGTGGCCTCGGACCCGACGGTATCGCGGCTGATCACAGTGTTGGCTGGTGATTCGCGCAAAGCGTTGGCGGCCATTGCTTCCGCTCGCGCGCAGGCGCGAGCACGGGCGTGGGAATTGGCGGGAACGGCCGCCCCGGATTACGGGGTCGACGCGGCGGCGCCGTTGACGATCGATCTCGATGCCACCTTGACCGAGGCCCACTCGGACAAGGAACACGCGGCCCCGACCTTCAAACGCGGTTTCGGGTTTCACCCGTTGCGGGCGTTCGTCGACCACGGCGAGACCGGCACCGGGGAACCGGCCGCGGTCATGCTGCGCCCGGGAAACGCCGGCTCCAATACCGCGCACGACCACAAACAACTACTGGCCGACGCGTTGACGCAGCTACCGCGGGTCGACCGGTGGCGGATCGGTCGCAAAGTCCTGGTCCGCGCCGATTCCGGCGGCGGCACCCACGAATTCCTCGACTACTGCCACCGCCGCCGCGTTCAGTATTCGATCGGTTTCGTTCTCACCGACGACATCGTCGCTGCCCTCGACAACCTCATCGACACCGACTGGATCCCCGCCCTCGATGCCGGCGGGAAGACCCGGCCCGGCGCCTGGGTTACCGAGGTCACCGGCCTGCTGGACCTGTCGGGTTGGCCGCGCGGGATGCGGCTGGTGGTGCGCAAGGAACGCCCGCACCCCGGCGCGCAGTTGCGGTTCACCGACCACGACGGGCTGCGGCTGACCGCGTTCGTCACCAACACCACGACAGGGCCGCTGCCGGAATTGGAGTTACGGCACCGTCGCCGCGCCCGCTGCGAGGACCGCATCCGCGCCGCGAAAGACACCGGCCTGCGCAACCTTCCGTTCCACAGCTACAACGCCAACCGCATCTGGACAGCGATCGTCGCACTCGCCATGGACCTGACCGCCTGGACGCAAATACTGGCCTTCGGACCGGATTCCGCACGCCGCTGGGAACCGAAAACACTACGACTGCGACTGTTCTCGATCCCCGCACGCCTGGCCCGTCACGCCCGCCGGGTCCACCTGCGCCTACCCGCTCACAACCCGTGGACCGGTCTCGCTCTCACCGCTTTCGCCCGCCTCGCAGCACCCTGA
- a CDS encoding proton-conducting transporter transmembrane domain-containing protein: MSVLLLISVLSPAMTGLLLLAGGRTGRRWGVAVTAFAAVSAVVVAWSVAVRGPVDAVVTIGSGGSVMAGFYADRVSVVLLLLVLGVSAVVQGFATRYLRGDARADRFVAATGLLTTATAAMVTAATLIGMAVAWSAIGLGLWWLLRVYRADAWVPVAVTRTARMVLVGDIALWTGVIVATVQWGNVDLRALELPTTTSAPTGPLVAGALVVAAVARSALVPMAGWLPATVAAPTPLSALLHAGIVNGGGVLMLRLHPMIDSYAAVMGLAFVAGALTAVYGTALMLTRPDVKSALAYSTVGQMGFMVMTCALGAYSAALFHLVAHGMYKAALFLGSGSAVGDHLAERTAPPRPLGSAGARRAFGALALVVPAVALAGAVWLWGSVFGLAHSGTVLLLAFAWVTGTHLVWGWSRRVSRPGPACVFIAVLVAVMVAYLGALSVFSAFTGPALRAEGPAVLGAWTLIPVFAVIAVLTLARVTTVPALASLHKTLYVACLSLGDLGPRARRTSFPGGARRTAPARSFVPAVVGES; encoded by the coding sequence GTGAGTGTGCTGCTGCTGATATCGGTGCTGTCGCCGGCGATGACCGGTCTGCTTTTGCTCGCGGGAGGGCGCACCGGCCGTCGCTGGGGAGTCGCGGTGACGGCGTTCGCTGCGGTGTCGGCTGTGGTGGTCGCGTGGTCGGTGGCGGTGCGCGGCCCGGTCGACGCGGTCGTGACCATCGGCTCGGGTGGGTCGGTGATGGCCGGGTTCTACGCGGATCGGGTGTCGGTGGTGTTGCTGCTGCTGGTGCTGGGTGTCAGTGCCGTGGTGCAGGGCTTCGCGACGCGGTACCTGCGCGGGGACGCCCGGGCGGACCGTTTCGTCGCGGCGACCGGGTTGCTCACCACGGCCACCGCGGCGATGGTCACCGCGGCCACGCTGATCGGTATGGCTGTGGCCTGGTCGGCGATCGGCCTCGGGTTGTGGTGGCTGTTGCGGGTCTATCGCGCCGATGCGTGGGTGCCGGTGGCGGTCACACGCACCGCACGCATGGTGCTCGTCGGCGATATCGCGCTGTGGACGGGGGTGATCGTGGCCACCGTGCAGTGGGGGAACGTCGACCTGCGCGCTCTCGAGCTGCCGACGACGACGTCGGCGCCGACGGGGCCGCTCGTCGCGGGAGCCCTCGTGGTCGCGGCGGTGGCACGGTCCGCGCTGGTCCCGATGGCGGGGTGGCTTCCGGCCACCGTCGCCGCGCCGACACCACTGTCGGCGCTGCTGCACGCCGGCATCGTCAACGGGGGCGGGGTGCTGATGCTGCGGTTGCACCCGATGATCGACTCCTACGCCGCGGTGATGGGTCTGGCCTTCGTCGCCGGCGCGCTCACCGCCGTCTACGGCACCGCGCTCATGCTGACCCGACCCGATGTGAAGTCCGCACTGGCCTACTCCACCGTCGGACAGATGGGATTCATGGTGATGACATGCGCTCTCGGCGCCTACTCCGCCGCGCTGTTCCACCTGGTCGCACACGGCATGTACAAGGCCGCTCTCTTCCTGGGGTCCGGGTCCGCGGTCGGCGACCATCTCGCAGAGCGCACCGCGCCACCGCGACCACTGGGCAGTGCGGGCGCGCGGCGCGCGTTCGGAGCGCTCGCGCTTGTGGTGCCCGCAGTGGCGCTCGCTGGTGCGGTGTGGCTGTGGGGATCGGTGTTCGGGCTCGCTCATTCCGGGACGGTGTTGCTGCTGGCGTTCGCGTGGGTGACGGGCACACACCTGGTGTGGGGCTGGTCCCGGCGCGTGAGCAGGCCCGGTCCTGCCTGTGTGTTCATCGCGGTGCTCGTCGCGGTGATGGTCGCCTACCTCGGCGCGCTGTCGGTCTTCAGCGCCTTCACCGGACCCGCGCTGCGGGCCGAGGGTCCGGCGGTGTTGGGCGCGTGGACGCTGATCCCGGTCTTCGCGGTGATCGCGGTGCTCACCCTCGCGCGGGTCACCACCGTCCCCGCGCTGGCCTCACTGCACAAGACCTTGTATGTGGCGTGTCTGAGTCTCGGCGATCTCGGTCCGCGCGCTCGCAGGACCTCGTTCCCCGGTGGCGCGCGCCGCACAGCGCCCGCCAGATCGTTCGTTCCCGCTGTGGTAGGAGAATCATGA
- a CDS encoding ANTAR domain-containing protein — MPDDHCEPRGPEATRTPAPSTLVPGTGEWFLTQQRTRPDVPLPVLVEEAAVIEQAIGVLMAVYGVPTAHAARVLTWRIQDTGSDARAFATALIAALPALPPALPEQRAAVERLLLNHTPAPR; from the coding sequence ATGCCAGACGACCACTGTGAGCCGCGCGGGCCCGAGGCGACCCGCACCCCCGCGCCGTCGACCCTGGTGCCGGGCACCGGGGAGTGGTTCCTGACACAGCAGCGCACCCGTCCGGATGTGCCGTTGCCGGTCCTGGTCGAAGAAGCGGCCGTGATCGAGCAGGCCATCGGTGTGCTGATGGCGGTCTATGGGGTGCCTACCGCTCACGCGGCGCGGGTGCTCACCTGGCGGATCCAGGACACAGGATCGGATGCGCGAGCGTTCGCCACCGCGCTGATCGCCGCGCTACCCGCTCTCCCGCCTGCCTTGCCCGAACAGCGGGCCGCGGTCGAGCGGCTACTGCTCAACCACACACCCGCTCCCCGATGA